Proteins encoded in a region of the Pseudobacteroides sp. genome:
- the cas2 gene encoding CRISPR-associated endonuclease Cas2 has protein sequence MFVILTYDVSEKKVNKVRKALKKYLTWTQNSVFEGEISDAILQKCMLEISGIIDKMSDSVYIYVIENSRNVKKSKIGIEKAFDETII, from the coding sequence ATTTTTGTAATTTTAACTTATGATGTATCCGAGAAAAAAGTAAATAAAGTAAGGAAAGCACTTAAGAAGTATTTGACCTGGACTCAAAATTCGGTGTTTGAAGGGGAAATTTCTGATGCAATACTGCAAAAGTGCATGCTAGAAATCAGCGGGATTATTGACAAGATGAGTGATTCTGTGTATATATATGTTATTGAAAACTCAAGGAATGTGAAGAAAAGCAAAATTGGTATAGAAAAAGCCTTTGATGAAACAATTATTTAA